ACCAGGATCTTCTCCAGGACGCTGACCGTTTGGCCCGACATATCCACTGCTGTCTTTTTCTTGTCTGCCGTCACCCATTGGCTGATACTGTCACAGACACTGAGCTCCCCCCTGCGGGCTGGGTCTGAGTGGCGCCTCACCCTGGCCGACATGTTCGCTGCCTCTAAGTAATTCCGGTACTCCTCCATCAGGAAGAGCAAAGGCGGTTCCAAAGGCACCTGGCCGCTCAGCATTACCCGTGACGAGTACAAGTCGCCGTCCTTGTCCGAGCCTCCCTGTCCACCTCCGCCGTCGCTCGGCCGAGCCTCCCTGTCCACCTCCAGCAGCTCTTCCAGCACATGGCCCATCGTGTTGGCCAAAGCCCCGAGTCCCCGGGAAGGGGCGACCCCTGGCCCCCCTCCGCCGGCCAGTGTCCCGTAAGGCCGCAGCCCCGGATAGAGCGAGGCGCCTCGGTCCATAGCTTCATTCATCGGGGCAGCTTGCAGGCAACCACAGGATGAGATAACCATAGCAAGGAACAAGATGTTCATTACTCTCCTCAACTCGTGTGCCTGTGGGAGGGGGGAACagaaggagagggggaggggggaggggggaggggagaggggaaaggggagagggggatggggggaggggagagggttggggggagagggggagaggggaaaaggggagtgggaggggggaaggggagggagaggggagagaggggggaggggaggggagggagggggaggagaggaagggggagaggagggggagacagaggtgggagggggagggggagagagaggtgggggagaggggagggagagggggaggagggagggagggg
The sequence above is drawn from the Stegostoma tigrinum isolate sSteTig4 chromosome 17, sSteTig4.hap1, whole genome shotgun sequence genome and encodes:
- the bdnf gene encoding brain-derived neurotrophic factor isoform X6 encodes the protein MNILFLAMVISSCGCLQAAPMNEAMDRGASLYPGLRPYGTLAGGGGPGVAPSRGLGALANTMGHVLEELLEVDREARPSDGGGGQGGSDKDGDLYSSRVMLSGQVPLEPPLLFLMEEYRNYLEAANMSARVRRHSDPARRGELSVCDSISQWVTADKKKTAVDMSGQTVSVLEKILVQNGQLKQYFYETKCNPKGFTNEGCRGIDKKHWNSQCKTSQSYVRALTMDSRRKIGWRFIRIDTSCVCTLTFKRGR
- the bdnf gene encoding brain-derived neurotrophic factor isoform X2 — encoded protein: MLTEAHELRRVMNILFLAMVISSCGCLQAAPMNEAMDRGASLYPGLRPYGTLAGGGGPGVAPSRGLGALANTMGHVLEELLEVDREARPSDGGGGQGGSDKDGDLYSSRVMLSGQVPLEPPLLFLMEEYRNYLEAANMSARVRRHSDPARRGELSVCDSISQWVTADKKKTAVDMSGQTVSVLEKILVQNGQLKQYFYETKCNPKGFTNEGCRGIDKKHWNSQCKTSQSYVRALTMDSRRKIGWRFIRIDTSCVCTLTFKRGR
- the bdnf gene encoding brain-derived neurotrophic factor isoform X4, with translation MAHELRRVMNILFLAMVISSCGCLQAAPMNEAMDRGASLYPGLRPYGTLAGGGGPGVAPSRGLGALANTMGHVLEELLEVDREARPSDGGGGQGGSDKDGDLYSSRVMLSGQVPLEPPLLFLMEEYRNYLEAANMSARVRRHSDPARRGELSVCDSISQWVTADKKKTAVDMSGQTVSVLEKILVQNGQLKQYFYETKCNPKGFTNEGCRGIDKKHWNSQCKTSQSYVRALTMDSRRKIGWRFIRIDTSCVCTLTFKRGR
- the bdnf gene encoding brain-derived neurotrophic factor isoform X1, which translates into the protein MPFAHSRAHELRRVMNILFLAMVISSCGCLQAAPMNEAMDRGASLYPGLRPYGTLAGGGGPGVAPSRGLGALANTMGHVLEELLEVDREARPSDGGGGQGGSDKDGDLYSSRVMLSGQVPLEPPLLFLMEEYRNYLEAANMSARVRRHSDPARRGELSVCDSISQWVTADKKKTAVDMSGQTVSVLEKILVQNGQLKQYFYETKCNPKGFTNEGCRGIDKKHWNSQCKTSQSYVRALTMDSRRKIGWRFIRIDTSCVCTLTFKRGR